In a genomic window of [Empedobacter] haloabium:
- a CDS encoding HlyD family secretion protein, with product MSNQPNHADPKVLSAVPPGAPAPAAAPVKKQPNRKVVVVAGLIAIAALAAGGRMWYRSTHFVETENAYVAGHVHPVSSRIAGIVTKVLIEDNQMVKEGDVIAELDPFDQRVKVEQIQAQIASAQTQVIQAEAQIAQVNAQASAAQAQVKQAEALLVRANQDAQRYSQLFTSQMKAVSKAELDAATATRASAVADVAARKDSAAAAKAQIAAATSARDVLKAQIDVLKVQLKDAEQQLAYNKVLAPVSGRVGKRSVEVGQRVQPGQQLTALVQDNVWVTANFKETQLAEMHVGQPVHISVDALPGKELVGRVDSFAPASGAQFALLPADNATGNFTKIVQRVPVKITLQPADLKALAGRLVPGMSVIAEVELGDDKAADARHAQAGNTAAAH from the coding sequence ATGTCCAACCAGCCCAACCACGCCGATCCCAAAGTGCTCAGCGCCGTGCCGCCTGGCGCGCCCGCGCCGGCCGCCGCGCCGGTCAAGAAGCAGCCGAACCGCAAGGTCGTCGTCGTGGCCGGCCTGATCGCCATCGCGGCGCTCGCCGCCGGTGGCCGCATGTGGTACCGCAGCACCCACTTTGTCGAGACGGAAAACGCCTACGTCGCCGGTCACGTGCATCCGGTCTCGTCCCGTATCGCGGGCATCGTCACCAAGGTGCTGATCGAGGATAACCAGATGGTCAAGGAAGGCGACGTCATCGCCGAGCTGGACCCGTTCGACCAGCGCGTCAAGGTCGAGCAGATCCAGGCCCAGATCGCCAGCGCGCAGACGCAGGTGATCCAGGCCGAGGCGCAGATCGCCCAGGTCAACGCGCAGGCCAGCGCGGCCCAGGCCCAGGTCAAGCAGGCCGAGGCCCTGCTGGTGCGCGCCAACCAGGATGCGCAGCGCTACAGCCAGCTGTTCACCAGCCAGATGAAAGCCGTCTCGAAAGCGGAACTGGACGCCGCCACCGCGACCCGCGCCAGCGCCGTGGCCGACGTGGCCGCGCGCAAGGACAGCGCCGCCGCCGCCAAGGCGCAGATCGCCGCCGCGACCTCCGCGCGCGACGTGCTGAAGGCGCAGATCGACGTGCTGAAGGTGCAGCTGAAGGACGCCGAGCAGCAACTGGCCTACAACAAGGTGCTGGCGCCGGTCTCGGGCCGCGTCGGCAAGCGCAGTGTCGAGGTGGGCCAGCGCGTGCAGCCGGGCCAGCAACTGACGGCGCTGGTGCAGGACAACGTCTGGGTCACCGCCAACTTCAAGGAAACGCAACTGGCCGAGATGCACGTGGGCCAGCCGGTGCACATCAGCGTCGACGCGCTGCCGGGCAAGGAGCTGGTCGGCCGCGTCGACAGCTTCGCGCCGGCCTCCGGCGCCCAGTTCGCACTGCTGCCGGCCGATAACGCTACCGGCAACTTCACCAAGATCGTGCAGCGCGTGCCGGTCAAGATCACGCTGCAGCCGGCCGACCTGAAGGCCCTGGCGGGCCGCCTGGTGCCGGGCATGTCCGTCATCGCCGAGGTGGAACTGGGCGACGACAAAGCCGCCGACGCGCGCCACGCACAGGCCGGCAACACCGCCGCGGCACACTAA
- a CDS encoding DHA2 family efflux MFS transporter permease subunit, translated as MSSTQAPPAFVPVTGAVSSRTWVAVAAGMLGAFMAVLDIQITNSSLKDILGSLSATQEEGSWISTAYLVAEIIVIPLTALLTRVFSLRGYMMGTTALFLVFSTLCGFAWNLESMIVFRMMQGFTGGALIPMAMTLVMVKLPASKRATGMALFGLTATLAPAMGPTLGGYLSELYGWPSIFYINWIPGLLLMAGVAYGLDKEKMRLDQLWNADWLGIGFMALGLGCLTIFLEEGNSKDWFDSSFIVTFAGLAIVGLLGWIVTSTTREHPFVDLRLYGQRNFLVASVLSAVMGMGLYGSSFLLPLFLGQIAGYSPMQIGEVIMWVGLPQLFIMPFAAKLSGKVDNRILCSIGLLLFGGSCLMNAYMDASTGYDQLMLSQIIRALGQPFVMLTLSNFAMNGIAPKDVPSASSLSNMTRNLGGSIGIALLATSLTQREHFHSQRLGESITGFSLATQQRLDQLTQGFVAQGFDPVNAADKALKAIDGIVRRESYVMAYNDGFFLVGVILLSCIVILWLSDKVKSPGGGGGGAH; from the coding sequence ATGAGCTCGACACAAGCACCACCGGCCTTCGTGCCGGTGACGGGGGCGGTTTCGTCCCGCACCTGGGTGGCCGTGGCCGCCGGCATGCTGGGCGCCTTCATGGCCGTCCTCGACATCCAGATCACCAACTCCTCGCTGAAGGATATCCTCGGCTCGCTGTCGGCCACGCAGGAAGAGGGTTCGTGGATCTCCACCGCCTACCTGGTGGCCGAGATCATCGTCATCCCGCTGACCGCGCTGCTGACGCGCGTGTTCTCGCTGCGCGGCTACATGATGGGCACCACCGCGCTGTTCCTCGTGTTCTCCACCTTGTGCGGCTTCGCCTGGAACCTGGAGAGCATGATCGTGTTCCGCATGATGCAGGGCTTTACCGGCGGCGCGCTGATCCCGATGGCAATGACCCTGGTGATGGTCAAGCTGCCCGCGTCCAAGCGCGCGACCGGCATGGCGCTGTTCGGCCTGACGGCGACCTTGGCGCCGGCCATGGGGCCGACCCTGGGCGGCTACCTGTCGGAGCTGTACGGCTGGCCGTCGATCTTCTACATCAACTGGATTCCCGGTCTGTTGCTGATGGCCGGCGTCGCGTATGGCCTGGACAAGGAAAAGATGCGGCTGGACCAGCTGTGGAACGCCGACTGGCTGGGCATCGGCTTCATGGCGCTGGGACTGGGCTGCCTGACGATCTTCCTGGAAGAGGGCAACAGCAAGGACTGGTTCGACTCGTCCTTCATCGTCACGTTTGCCGGCCTGGCCATCGTCGGCCTGCTGGGCTGGATCGTCACCAGCACCACGCGCGAGCATCCATTCGTCGACCTGCGCCTGTACGGCCAGCGCAACTTCCTGGTGGCCTCGGTGCTGTCGGCCGTGATGGGCATGGGCCTGTATGGCTCGTCGTTCCTGCTGCCGCTGTTCCTCGGCCAGATCGCCGGCTACTCGCCGATGCAGATCGGCGAAGTGATCATGTGGGTCGGCCTGCCGCAGCTGTTCATCATGCCGTTCGCGGCCAAGCTGTCGGGCAAGGTCGACAACCGCATCCTGTGCTCGATCGGCCTGTTGCTGTTCGGCGGCTCGTGCCTGATGAACGCCTACATGGACGCGAGCACGGGCTACGACCAGCTGATGCTGTCGCAGATCATCCGCGCGCTCGGCCAGCCGTTCGTCATGCTGACCCTGTCGAACTTCGCCATGAACGGCATCGCGCCGAAGGACGTGCCGTCGGCTTCGAGCCTGTCGAACATGACGCGCAACCTGGGCGGCTCGATCGGCATCGCGCTGTTGGCCACGTCGCTGACGCAGCGCGAGCACTTCCACTCCCAGCGCCTGGGCGAATCGATCACCGGCTTCTCGCTGGCCACGCAGCAGCGCCTGGACCAGCTCACACAGGGCTTCGTGGCGCAGGGCTTCGATCCGGTCAACGCGGCCGACAAGGCGCTGAAGGCGATCGACGGGATCGTGCGGCGCGAGAGCTACGTGATGGCCTACAACGACGGCTTCTTCCTGGTCGGCGTCATCCTGCTGTCCTGCATCGTGATCCTGTGGCTGTCGGACAAGGTCAAGTCGCCCGGCGGCGGCGGTGGCGGCGCGCACTAA
- a CDS encoding efflux transporter outer membrane subunit — MKKISLAVASAALLLSGCATVGNDFKAPANVAAANFSNAAGDAAAAHLPREWWNVFGDATLADLEQRALRDSPTVQAAAQRLLQAEAQLGVVRANEGPQLNVNAGVSNARTSANTSQGIALGRRSISGNNYSVGTGFSYEIDLLGRVRRAVEAADAQALAAQADRDGVMTMLTTQVATTYFQLRGLDAEMAILRGALDTRRETEQLVTARFEAGLSNELDTARARIERANAEADLEEVQRQRNALEHGLAVLLGASPTTPVLPAAQGTRLPLPPAIPVGLPASLLGQRPDLAASVASLKAANAQVGVAEGAFYPSVSLTGNFGFASESLSELAKGGSRQFSFGPLAVSLPILDGGRNQANLAAAKARYEEAVANHQQRLLTALREVEDALSDVRQKQQQDKVQGVSREAAQRAYQVARARYERGLSTYLDVTDAQRSALAADRAGVQIGTQRLLAAVSVARALGAGWQPEGRLTTLAQAH; from the coding sequence ATGAAAAAAATCTCGCTGGCTGTCGCCTCGGCCGCCCTGCTGCTGTCCGGCTGCGCCACCGTCGGCAACGACTTCAAGGCCCCGGCCAACGTGGCCGCCGCGAACTTCAGCAATGCCGCCGGCGACGCCGCCGCGGCGCACCTGCCACGCGAGTGGTGGAACGTGTTCGGCGACGCCACGCTGGCGGACCTGGAACAGCGCGCGCTGCGCGACAGCCCGACCGTGCAGGCCGCGGCGCAGCGGCTGCTGCAGGCCGAGGCGCAATTGGGCGTGGTGCGCGCCAACGAAGGTCCACAGCTGAACGTCAACGCGGGCGTGTCGAATGCGCGCACGTCGGCCAATACGTCGCAGGGGATCGCGCTGGGCCGGCGCTCCATCAGCGGCAACAACTATTCGGTCGGCACCGGCTTCTCGTACGAGATCGACCTGCTGGGCCGCGTGCGCCGCGCCGTGGAAGCGGCCGACGCCCAGGCGCTGGCGGCGCAGGCCGATCGCGACGGCGTGATGACGATGCTGACGACGCAGGTGGCGACCACCTATTTCCAGCTGCGCGGCCTGGATGCCGAGATGGCGATCCTGCGCGGCGCGCTCGATACGCGCCGCGAGACCGAGCAGCTGGTGACGGCGCGCTTCGAAGCGGGCCTGTCGAACGAGCTGGATACGGCACGGGCCCGCATCGAGCGCGCCAACGCGGAAGCGGACCTGGAGGAAGTGCAGCGCCAGCGCAACGCGCTGGAACACGGCCTGGCCGTGCTGCTGGGCGCCTCGCCGACGACGCCGGTGCTGCCGGCCGCGCAGGGCACCCGTCTGCCGCTGCCGCCCGCCATTCCCGTCGGCCTGCCGGCCAGCCTGCTGGGCCAGCGGCCCGACCTGGCGGCCAGCGTGGCCAGCCTGAAGGCGGCCAATGCGCAGGTGGGCGTGGCCGAAGGCGCGTTCTATCCGTCGGTGTCGCTGACGGGGAATTTCGGCTTCGCGTCCGAGAGCCTGTCCGAGCTCGCCAAGGGCGGCTCGCGCCAGTTCAGTTTCGGGCCGCTGGCCGTATCGCTGCCGATCCTGGACGGCGGCCGCAACCAGGCCAACCTGGCCGCGGCCAAGGCGCGCTACGAGGAAGCCGTCGCGAATCACCAGCAACGCCTGCTGACGGCGCTGCGCGAGGTGGAGGACGCGCTGTCGGACGTGCGCCAGAAGCAGCAGCAGGACAAGGTGCAGGGCGTGTCGCGCGAAGCGGCGCAGCGCGCCTACCAGGTGGCGCGGGCCCGCTACGAGCGCGGCCTGTCGACCTACCTGGACGTGACGGATGCCCAGCGCAGCGCGCTGGCGGCCGACCGCGCCGGCGTGCAGATCGGCACGCAGCGCCTGCTGGCCGCCGTCTCGGTCGCCCGCGCGCTGGGCGCCGGCTGGCAGCCGGAAGGCCGCCTGACGACGCTGGCGCAGGCGCACTGA
- a CDS encoding TlpA disulfide reductase family protein, with product MHLSFKERSLDILRLGPVVLPVHALLALLGLGAANAVAAWYRRCRGIDPGPALWRMTLVGFVAGRLFFVLRHHDLFADSPWSALNIRDGGFVPWAGWLAALATGALLARNSAPLRRSLLAATLAGGAVWLGATLLNQALAPAREPIPAIAVQRLDGATVALDSFKGRPLVINLWATWCGPCRREMPALMAAQRTHPQVTFVFVNQGESAQAVREFLSGHQLDIANVFVDPARQAGTATRSLGYPTTLFYDAAGTLRLRHVGELSQASAREKIAGLDGPP from the coding sequence GTGCATTTGTCGTTCAAGGAGCGCAGCTTGGATATCCTTCGTCTGGGTCCAGTCGTTTTGCCCGTCCATGCCTTGCTGGCACTACTGGGGCTTGGCGCGGCCAACGCGGTCGCCGCGTGGTATCGTCGCTGTCGCGGTATCGATCCCGGCCCGGCGCTTTGGCGCATGACCTTGGTAGGCTTCGTCGCCGGCAGGCTGTTCTTTGTCTTGCGCCACCACGACCTCTTTGCCGATTCGCCCTGGTCGGCCTTGAATATCCGCGATGGCGGATTCGTGCCATGGGCAGGTTGGCTGGCCGCGCTGGCGACGGGCGCGCTCCTGGCACGCAACAGCGCGCCCCTGCGGCGATCCCTGCTCGCCGCGACCTTGGCGGGCGGCGCCGTATGGCTTGGCGCGACCTTGCTCAACCAGGCGCTGGCGCCGGCACGCGAACCGATCCCGGCCATCGCCGTGCAGCGGCTGGACGGGGCTACCGTCGCGCTGGACAGCTTCAAGGGCCGCCCGCTCGTCATCAACCTGTGGGCGACCTGGTGCGGCCCATGCCGGCGCGAGATGCCGGCACTGATGGCTGCCCAGCGCACTCATCCCCAAGTCACGTTCGTCTTCGTCAACCAGGGCGAGTCGGCCCAGGCGGTGCGAGAGTTCCTGTCCGGGCATCAGCTCGACATTGCGAACGTCTTCGTCGACCCCGCCAGGCAGGCCGGCACCGCCACCCGGTCGCTGGGCTATCCGACTACGCTGTTCTACGACGCGGCTGGCACGCTGCGCTTGCGTCATGTCGGCGAACTGTCGCAGGCGTCGGCACGCGAGAAGATTGCCGGGCTGGACGGGCCGCCGTAA
- a CDS encoding MFS transporter: MALAYVMLTNVTAIMFKNLGMDNGRAAEYASYLILAYTIKPLFAPFVEMYRTKKFFVLWTQVILAAGFGCVALAMSLPGYMAIMVTLFVLLSFIGATQDIAADGVYVTSLDARSQSLYCGIQSLSWNVGPIVASGGLVYLSGWLHTNTFHHDAGTFGPAWIDSWRIIFFIVAGVTLAMAAWHLKTMPDGAKAESAPSSVSQAWFILKDSFVTFFQKRDVWLMIGFGFLFRLSIGLLEKIGPFFMVDPVAKGGLGLSNEQLGLFYGTYGLIAVLIGSLLGGMFVAKRGLKPTLFLLCCAVNIPNVTFLLMAMFQPTDVYVISAGVAIEKFFYGFGSVGFMIYLMQQLAPGKYTTTHYAFGTGLMGLCMMVTGLVSGHLQQMLGYVNYFWFVMAATIPSFLVTWFAPFHHKEG; this comes from the coding sequence ATGGCGCTGGCCTACGTGATGCTGACGAACGTGACGGCCATCATGTTCAAGAACCTGGGCATGGACAACGGCCGCGCGGCCGAATACGCCAGCTACCTGATCCTGGCGTACACGATCAAGCCGTTGTTCGCGCCGTTCGTCGAGATGTACCGCACCAAGAAGTTCTTCGTGCTGTGGACCCAGGTGATCCTGGCGGCCGGCTTCGGCTGCGTGGCGCTGGCGATGTCCCTGCCCGGCTACATGGCGATCATGGTGACGCTGTTCGTCCTGCTGTCCTTCATCGGCGCCACCCAGGATATCGCCGCCGACGGCGTCTACGTGACGAGCCTGGACGCCCGCTCGCAGTCGCTGTACTGCGGCATCCAGAGCCTGTCGTGGAACGTGGGGCCCATCGTCGCCTCCGGCGGCCTGGTCTACCTGTCCGGCTGGCTGCACACCAACACCTTCCACCATGACGCCGGCACCTTCGGCCCGGCCTGGATCGACAGCTGGCGCATCATCTTCTTCATCGTGGCCGGCGTCACGCTGGCCATGGCGGCCTGGCACCTGAAGACGATGCCGGACGGCGCTAAGGCCGAAAGCGCGCCCTCCTCCGTGTCCCAGGCCTGGTTCATCCTGAAGGATTCCTTCGTCACGTTCTTCCAGAAGCGCGATGTGTGGCTGATGATCGGCTTCGGCTTCCTGTTCCGCCTGTCGATCGGCCTGCTGGAAAAGATCGGCCCGTTCTTCATGGTCGACCCGGTGGCGAAAGGCGGGTTGGGCCTGTCGAACGAGCAGCTGGGCCTGTTCTACGGCACCTATGGCCTGATCGCAGTCCTGATCGGTTCGCTGCTGGGCGGCATGTTCGTCGCCAAGCGGGGCTTGAAGCCGACGCTGTTCCTGCTGTGCTGCGCCGTCAATATTCCGAACGTGACGTTCCTCTTGATGGCGATGTTCCAGCCAACGGACGTGTATGTCATCAGCGCCGGTGTCGCCATCGAAAAATTCTTCTACGGCTTCGGCTCCGTGGGCTTCATGATCTACCTGATGCAGCAGCTGGCGCCGGGCAAGTATACGACCACGCACTACGCCTTCGGCACCGGCCTGATGGGCCTGTGCATGATGGTGACGGGCCTCGTCTCGGGCCACCTGCAGCAGATGCTGGGCTACGTGAATTACTTCTGGTTCGTCATGGCCGCCACGATTCCCTCATTCCTGGTCACGTGGTTCGCCCCGTTCCACCACAAGGAAGGCTGA
- a CDS encoding GH1 family beta-glucosidase has translation MTDPLQFPRSFTWGVATSAFQIEGAASADGKGPSIWDTFSHTPGKIIDGGTGDVACDHYHRYPEDVALMASLHVDAYRFSIAWSRVQPAGSGAWNEAGFAFYEQLLDELDSKNIAAHVTLYHWDLPQGLQDAGGWLNRDTAYRFADYAAEVARRFGSRVKTISTHNEPWCTANLGYGNAQFAPGVADLKQSIQVSHHLLLSHGLAMKAMRAVGSSAQLGIVLNQWTSDPATDSQADRDLAAFEYSRSVEWFMDPIFKGHYPELALRAHGANAPDVQDGDFDLIRQPIDFLGVNYYFRHYASAETPPRQPEAKLGKTDMGWEIYPQGLTELLVKLHGQYALPPIYITENGMANPDQVVDGQVMDTQRIDFVQRHLAALLDAMRQGVNVQGYFLWSLLDNFEWNSGYAKRFGIVHVDYATQRRTPKASALWYREFIDGQRKG, from the coding sequence ATGACCGATCCATTGCAATTTCCGCGCTCCTTCACCTGGGGCGTCGCCACCAGCGCTTTCCAGATCGAAGGCGCCGCCAGCGCCGACGGCAAGGGCCCGTCGATCTGGGACACCTTCAGCCATACCCCGGGCAAGATCATCGACGGCGGCACCGGCGATGTCGCCTGCGACCACTACCACCGCTATCCGGAGGACGTGGCGCTGATGGCCAGCCTGCACGTGGATGCCTACCGCTTTTCGATCGCCTGGTCGCGCGTGCAACCGGCAGGCTCGGGCGCATGGAACGAGGCCGGATTTGCCTTCTACGAACAATTGCTGGACGAGCTGGACAGCAAGAATATCGCCGCCCACGTCACCCTGTACCACTGGGACCTGCCGCAGGGCCTGCAGGACGCAGGCGGCTGGCTCAACCGTGACACGGCCTATCGCTTCGCCGACTACGCGGCTGAAGTGGCGCGTCGTTTTGGCTCACGTGTGAAAACGATTTCAACCCACAACGAGCCCTGGTGCACGGCCAACCTGGGCTATGGCAATGCCCAGTTCGCGCCCGGCGTGGCCGACCTGAAGCAGTCGATCCAGGTATCGCACCACCTGCTGCTGTCGCACGGCCTGGCGATGAAGGCGATGCGTGCCGTCGGCAGTTCCGCCCAGCTTGGCATCGTGCTGAACCAGTGGACTTCGGACCCGGCCACGGACAGCCAGGCCGACCGCGACCTGGCCGCATTCGAATACTCGCGCTCGGTGGAGTGGTTCATGGACCCGATCTTCAAGGGCCACTACCCCGAGCTGGCGCTGCGTGCCCACGGCGCCAACGCGCCGGACGTGCAGGACGGCGACTTCGACCTCATCCGCCAGCCGATCGACTTCCTTGGCGTAAACTATTACTTCCGCCACTACGCCAGCGCGGAGACGCCACCGCGCCAGCCGGAAGCCAAGCTGGGCAAGACGGACATGGGCTGGGAGATCTATCCGCAGGGCCTGACCGAGCTGCTGGTCAAGCTGCACGGCCAGTACGCGCTGCCGCCGATCTACATCACGGAAAACGGCATGGCCAATCCGGACCAGGTCGTTGACGGCCAGGTGATGGATACGCAGCGCATCGACTTCGTGCAGCGCCACCTCGCGGCCCTGCTGGACGCGATGCGCCAGGGCGTGAACGTGCAGGGTTACTTCCTGTGGAGCCTGCTGGATAATTTCGAGTGGAATTCCGGCTATGCGAAGCGCTTCGGCATCGTCCACGTGGATTACGCGACGCAGCGGCGCACACCGAAGGCCAGCGCGCTGTGGTATCGCGAGTTTATCGACGGGCAGCGCAAGGGGTGA
- a CDS encoding YdhR family protein has protein sequence MIIAITSFALPKPISREEAQRIFMSTAPTYQAVEGLLQKHYVLSEDGGTAGGVYFWKTREAAQAMYTPAWREFVREKYGTEPTVTYFDSPVVVDNVTGQVFQNEPGA, from the coding sequence ATGATCATCGCCATCACATCGTTTGCATTGCCCAAGCCCATCAGCCGCGAGGAAGCGCAGCGTATTTTCATGAGCACCGCGCCCACCTACCAGGCCGTGGAAGGCCTGCTGCAGAAGCACTACGTGCTGTCGGAGGATGGCGGCACGGCCGGCGGCGTGTATTTCTGGAAGACCCGTGAGGCGGCGCAAGCGATGTACACGCCCGCATGGCGCGAGTTCGTGCGGGAGAAGTACGGGACGGAGCCGACGGTGACGTATTTCGACAGCCCGGTCGTGGTCGACAACGTGACCGGGCAGGTGTTCCAGAACGAGCCGGGCGCCTGA
- a CDS encoding TetR/AcrR family transcriptional regulator produces MSDEQAIESAHRCPLDLGTRGAGRPRACDAEARTQELINSAGELFLEKGYAKVSLEMIARRARVAVRTIYVKFGGKSGLFREVLLSGRNAYFATMEDLGTNRRPVREVLIDFGVRIHDMLSSPTAIQLYRMVIAEAHRDPELAEAFYEAGPRQSREALNRYFTRPDVRSQFRADIPPEQLTIHLINCLMGDHLKRYLFNPQAGREREDALLVEQRVDLFLRGAES; encoded by the coding sequence ATGTCTGACGAGCAAGCCATCGAATCCGCGCATCGCTGTCCCCTGGACCTGGGAACGCGTGGCGCTGGCCGCCCGCGGGCCTGCGATGCGGAGGCACGCACGCAGGAACTGATCAATTCGGCTGGCGAACTGTTTCTCGAAAAGGGTTATGCCAAGGTCAGCCTGGAGATGATCGCCCGGCGGGCCCGCGTGGCCGTGCGCACGATCTACGTCAAGTTCGGCGGCAAGAGCGGGCTGTTCCGGGAAGTGCTGCTGTCCGGCCGGAACGCCTACTTCGCCACGATGGAAGACCTGGGCACCAACCGCCGCCCGGTCCGCGAAGTGCTGATCGACTTCGGCGTGCGCATCCACGACATGCTGTCCTCCCCTACCGCCATCCAGCTGTACCGGATGGTCATTGCCGAGGCCCATCGCGACCCCGAGCTGGCCGAGGCATTCTACGAAGCTGGCCCGCGCCAGTCGCGCGAGGCGCTGAACCGCTATTTCACCCGGCCGGACGTGCGCAGCCAGTTCCGTGCCGATATCCCACCTGAACAATTGACGATTCACTTAATCAATTGTCTAATGGGCGATCACCTCAAGCGCTACCTGTTCAATCCGCAGGCAGGTCGCGAACGCGAGGACGCGCTGCTGGTCGAGCAGCGCGTGGACCTGTTCCTGCGCGGCGCCGAGAGCTGA